From Anopheles arabiensis isolate DONGOLA chromosome 3, AaraD3, whole genome shotgun sequence, a single genomic window includes:
- the LOC120903486 gene encoding probable protein S-acyltransferase 23: MVTEESDHPHHPEEAKTPTQEKDSNLLARTDSSEVLIQSSMDDIFDVIKSGELSEVENLVEKVGQEALSARDKHGYTPAHWAALDGNVEMMRYLVERNAPVDLPCLGTQGPRPIHWACRKGHAAVVQVLLQAGVAVNAADFKGLTPLMTACMYGRTATAAYLLGMGAQNHLTDINGDTALHWAAYKGHADLIRLLMYSGVDLQKTDNFGSTPLHLACLSGNLQCVKILCEKRNLELEPRDKNGKTPVMLAQSHRNSEVVKLLHNEMKKKSRWMPPISEIWGMLFGGAGASKGPLILFLVSVLLWGYPMYMIRCIPITWNILRRSHYCFIYWNAVMWISWIIANRRDPGYIPLNSDTYYRAIKQIPYFDKWKKRNIILSRLCHSCRCLRPLRAKHCRICNRCVSYFDHHCPFIYNCVGLRNRMWFLLFVLSIAINCSFTIYFACYCVMIEGFSLLYVLGLLEAFVFCGLGWILTCTSILHACMNLTTNEMFNYKRYPYLRDKRGRYQNPFSRGPVLNLFEFFVCLPDRQDDQDYILDENL; encoded by the exons ATGGTGACCGAGGAGAGTGATCATCCACACCATCCGGAGGAGGCGAAGACGCCGACGCAGGAGAAGGATAGCAACCTGCTAGCGCGCACCGACAGCAGCGAGGTACTGATCCAGAGCAGCATGGATGACATTTTCGATGTTATCAAATCGGG CGAGCTGTCGGAGGTGGAAAATTTGGTGGAAAAGGTAGGGCAGGAGGCACTGAGCGCTCGGGACAAGCATGGATACACTCCGGCCCACTGGGCAGCGCTCGATGGGAATGTGGAGATGATGCGCTATCTGGTCGAGCGCAATGCACCAGTCGATCTGCCCTGCCTGGGTACGCAGGGACCGCGCCCGATACATTGGGCCTGCCGCAAGGGACACGCGGCCGTCGTgcaggtgctgctgcaggcTGGGGTAGCGGTGAATGCGGCCGACTTCAAGGGCCTTACGCCACTGATGACGGCCTGCATGTACGGGCGGACGGCAACGGCTGCCTATCTGTTGGGTATGGGCGCGCAAAACCATCTAACGGACATTAACGGCGATACGGCACTGCACTGGGCAGCCTATAAGGGGCATGCGGATTTGATACGGCTGCTAATGTACTCCGGGGTGGATCTGCAAAAGACGGACAACTTCGGTTCGACCCCGCTGCATCTGGCCTGCCTGTCGGGTAATTTGCAGTGCGTGAAGATCCTGTGCGAGAAGCGCAATCTGGAGCTGGAACCGCGCgataaaaatgggaaaacgcCGGTAATGTTGGCCCAGAGCCACCGGAACAGTGAGGTGGTGAAGTTGCTGCACAATGAGATGAAGAAAAAGTCCCGCTGGATGCCACCGATTTCGGAGATTTGGGGTATGCTGTTCGGTGGGGCCGGTGCATCGAAGGGACCGTTGATATTGTTCCTGGTGTCGGTACTGCTGTGGGGATATCCGATGTACATGATAAGG TGCATTCCAATCACGTGGAACATACTGCGACGGTCGCACTACTGCTTCATCTACTGGAATGCGGTCATGTGGATTAGCTGGATCATAGCGAACAGGCGCGATCCCGGCTACATCCCACTCAACTCCGACACCTACTACCGGGCGATCAAGCAGATCCCGTACTTTGACAAGTGGAAGAAGCGAAACATCATTCTGTCCCGGCTCTGCCACAGCTGTCGCTGTTTGAGGCCACTGCGGGCGAAGCACTGTCGCATATGCAATCGGTGCGTGTCGTACTTCGACCATCACTGTCCGTTCATCTACAACTGCGTGGGGCTGCGCAATCGCATGTGGTTTCTGCTGTTTGTGTTGAGCATCGCGATCAACTGCTCGTTCACGATCTACTTCGCCTGCTACTGCGTCATGATCGAGGGGTTCAGCTTGCTGTACGTGCTCGGGCTGCTGGAAGCGTTCGTGTTTTGTGGCCTCGGGTGGATTCTCACCTGCACATCG ATACTGCACGCCTGCATGAACCTCACCACCAACGAAATGTTCAACTACAAACGCTACCCGTACCTGCGGGACAAGCGCGGCCGGTACCAGAACCCGTTCTCCCGCGGCCCGGTGCTGAATCTGTTCGAGTTCTTCGTCTGCCTGCCGGACCGCCAGGACGACCAGGACTACATCCTCGACGAGAACCTTTGA
- the LOC120902415 gene encoding threonine--tRNA ligase 1, cytoplasmic isoform X3 produces the protein MGKNNKASKAKKEKQKNAAADKAAAPAPASGQASGAAQEMKDGPEFIDHRIKIYDELMAQYKEELEKREKTPIKVTLPDGKQVDGLSWQTTPYDVARGISQGLADNTVIARVNNELWDLDRPLEGDCKLQLLKFDDPDAQAVFWHSSAHILGEAMEKRYGGHLCYGPPIDNGFYYDMFLEGSGISNQDYGALESEVKRIVKEKQPFERLEMKKADLLRMFEYNQFKVRILNEKVTTETTTVYRCGPLIDLCRGPHVRNTGKVKALKVVKNSATYWEGKADAETLQRVYGISFPDPKQLKEWEKIQEEAAKRDHRKLGKEQELFFFHELSPGSCFFQPKGAHIYNTLMGFIRSEYRKRGFQEVISPNIYNAKLWQTSGHWQHYAENMFSFESEKETFALKPMNCPGHCLMFDHRNRSWRELPLRMADFGVLHRNELSGALTGLTRVRRFQQDDAHIFCMPDQIREEITGCLDFLRHVYTIFGFTFNLVLSTRPEKYLGEIEVWNEAEKALADSLDKFGEPWKENPGDGAFYGPKIDITIMDALKRNHQCATIQLDFQLPIRFNLNYIDDSGEKKRPVIIHRAVLGSVERMIAILTENYAGKWPFWLSPRQVMVVPVGPAYDDYADQVRQRLHEAGFMVEADLDAGDTMNKKIRNAQLAQFNFILVVGEKERSSETVNVRTRDNKVHGEVTVNDLVTKLSKLRDEYARGEDQF, from the exons ATGGGTAAAAACAACAAG GCGAGCAAGGCGAAGAAGGAGAAACAGAAGAATGCTGCCGCGGATAAAG ctgctgcaccgGCCCCAGCATCGGGTCAAGCATCGGGTGCCGCGCAAGAAATGAAGGACGGACCGGAATTCATTGACCATCGTATCAAGATCTACGATGAGCTGATGGCGCAGTACAAGGAAGAGCTGGAGAAGCGGGAGAAAACCCCGATCAAGGTCACGCTGCCGGATGGCAAGCAGGTGGATGGGTTAAGCTGGCAGACGACCCCGTACGATGTGGCACGCGGCATTAGCCAGGGCTTGGCCGACAATACGGTGATTGCGCGCGTCAACAACGAGCTGTGGGATTTGGATCGTCCGCTCGAGGGTGACTGCAAGCTGCAGCTGCTCAAGTTCGACGATCCGGACGCACAGGCCGTCTTCTGGCACAGCTCGGCGCACATTCTGGGCGAAGCGATGGAGAAGCGCTACGGCGGCCACCTCTGCTACGGACCGCCGATCGACAACGGGTTCTACTACGACATGTTCCTGGAGGGCAGCGGCATTTCCAACCAGGACTACGGTGCGCTCGAGTCGGAGGTGAAGCGCATCGTGAAGGAGAAGCAACCGTTCGAGCGGCTGGAGATGAAGAAGGCCGACCTGCTGCGCATGTTCGAGTACAACCAGTTTAAGGTGCGCATCCTGAACGAGAAGGTCACCACGGAGACGACCACGGTATACCGGTGCGGTCCGCTGATCGATCTGTGCCGCGGTCCGCACGTGCGCAACACCGGCAAGGTGAAGGCGCTGAAGGTGGTGAAAAACTCGGCCACCTACTGGGAGGGCAAGGCGGACGCGGAAACGCTGCAGCGCGTGTACGGCATCTCCTTCCCCGACCCGAAGCAGCTGAAGGAGTGGGAAAAGATCCAGGAGGAGGCGGCCAAGCGCGACCACCGCAAGCTGGGCAAGGAGCAGGAGCTGTTTTTCTTCCACGAGCTGTCGCCCGGGTCGTGCTTTTTCCAGCCGAAGGGTGCCCACATCTATAATACGCTGATGGGCTTCATCCGCAGCGAGTACCGCAAGCGCGGCTTCCAGGAGGTCATCTCGCCGAACATCTACAACGCGAAGCTGTGGCAAACGTCGGGCCACTGGCAGCACTACGCGGAGAACATGTTTTCGTTCGAGAGCGAGAAGGAAACGTTCGCGCTGAAGCCGATGAACTGTCCGGGCCACTGCTTGATGTTCGACCATCGCAATCGATCGTGGCGTGAGCTGCCGCTGCGCATGGCCGACTTTGGCGTGCTGCATCGCAATGAGCTTTCCGGTGCGCTGACCGGGCTGACGCGTGTGCGCCGGTTCCAGCAGGACGATGCGCACATCTTCTGCATGCCGGACCAGATACGGGAGGAAATTACGGGCTGTTTGGACTTTTTGCGCCACGTGTACACCATCTTCGGGTTCACGTTCAATCTGGTGCTGTCGACGCGGCCGGAGAAGTACCTCGGCGAGATAGAGGTGTGGAATGAGGCGGAAAAGGCACTGGCCGACTCGCTGGACAAGTTCGGCGAGCCGTGGAAGGAAAACCCGGGCGATGGGGCGTTCTACGGGCCGAAGATTGACATAACGATCATGGATGCGCTGAAGCGCAACCATCAGTGCGCCACGATTCAGCTCGACTTCCAGCTGCCGATTCGCTTCAACCTGAACTACATCGACGACAGTGGGGAGAAGAAGCGACCGGTCATTATTCACCGGGCGGTGCTCGGCTCGGTGGAGCGTATGATTGCCATTCTGACGGAGAATTACGCCGGCAAGTGGCCGTTCTGGCTGTCCCCCCGgcaggtgatggtggtgccggTTGGTCCGGCCTACGACGATTATGCGGACCAGGTGCGACAGCGGCTGCACGAGGCAGGATTTATGGTAGAGGCCGATCTGGATGCGGGCGATACGATGAACAAGAAGATTCGCAATGCGCAGCTGGCACAGTTTAACTTCATTCTGG TGGTTGGCGAAAAGGAACGCAGCTCGGAAACGGTCAATGTGCGCACACGCGACAACAAGGTGCACGGCGAGGTGACCGTCAACGATCTGGTCACCAAGCTGTCCAAGCTGCGCGACGAGTATGCACGCGGTGAGGATCAATTTTAA
- the LOC120902415 gene encoding threonine--tRNA ligase 1, cytoplasmic isoform X1 → MQQTVGVFVRHSARWSLVAAGGPGAAYRASGSREWLRLRQLHRLAQPTLGSQRQSNRPLATLASKAKKEKQKNAAADKAAAPAPASGQASGAAQEMKDGPEFIDHRIKIYDELMAQYKEELEKREKTPIKVTLPDGKQVDGLSWQTTPYDVARGISQGLADNTVIARVNNELWDLDRPLEGDCKLQLLKFDDPDAQAVFWHSSAHILGEAMEKRYGGHLCYGPPIDNGFYYDMFLEGSGISNQDYGALESEVKRIVKEKQPFERLEMKKADLLRMFEYNQFKVRILNEKVTTETTTVYRCGPLIDLCRGPHVRNTGKVKALKVVKNSATYWEGKADAETLQRVYGISFPDPKQLKEWEKIQEEAAKRDHRKLGKEQELFFFHELSPGSCFFQPKGAHIYNTLMGFIRSEYRKRGFQEVISPNIYNAKLWQTSGHWQHYAENMFSFESEKETFALKPMNCPGHCLMFDHRNRSWRELPLRMADFGVLHRNELSGALTGLTRVRRFQQDDAHIFCMPDQIREEITGCLDFLRHVYTIFGFTFNLVLSTRPEKYLGEIEVWNEAEKALADSLDKFGEPWKENPGDGAFYGPKIDITIMDALKRNHQCATIQLDFQLPIRFNLNYIDDSGEKKRPVIIHRAVLGSVERMIAILTENYAGKWPFWLSPRQVMVVPVGPAYDDYADQVRQRLHEAGFMVEADLDAGDTMNKKIRNAQLAQFNFILVVGEKERSSETVNVRTRDNKVHGEVTVNDLVTKLSKLRDEYARGEDQF, encoded by the exons ATGCAACAGACAGTGGGTGTTTTCGTGCGCCACTCGGCCCGATGGTCACTGGTGGCTGCTGGTGGACCGGGTGCAGCATACCGTGCGAGTGGTAGCCGGGAATGGTTGCGATTACGGCAGCTGCATCGACTAGCGCAACCGACACTGGGAAGCCAGCGGCAGAGCAACCGTCCCTTGGCAACACTG GCGAGCAAGGCGAAGAAGGAGAAACAGAAGAATGCTGCCGCGGATAAAG ctgctgcaccgGCCCCAGCATCGGGTCAAGCATCGGGTGCCGCGCAAGAAATGAAGGACGGACCGGAATTCATTGACCATCGTATCAAGATCTACGATGAGCTGATGGCGCAGTACAAGGAAGAGCTGGAGAAGCGGGAGAAAACCCCGATCAAGGTCACGCTGCCGGATGGCAAGCAGGTGGATGGGTTAAGCTGGCAGACGACCCCGTACGATGTGGCACGCGGCATTAGCCAGGGCTTGGCCGACAATACGGTGATTGCGCGCGTCAACAACGAGCTGTGGGATTTGGATCGTCCGCTCGAGGGTGACTGCAAGCTGCAGCTGCTCAAGTTCGACGATCCGGACGCACAGGCCGTCTTCTGGCACAGCTCGGCGCACATTCTGGGCGAAGCGATGGAGAAGCGCTACGGCGGCCACCTCTGCTACGGACCGCCGATCGACAACGGGTTCTACTACGACATGTTCCTGGAGGGCAGCGGCATTTCCAACCAGGACTACGGTGCGCTCGAGTCGGAGGTGAAGCGCATCGTGAAGGAGAAGCAACCGTTCGAGCGGCTGGAGATGAAGAAGGCCGACCTGCTGCGCATGTTCGAGTACAACCAGTTTAAGGTGCGCATCCTGAACGAGAAGGTCACCACGGAGACGACCACGGTATACCGGTGCGGTCCGCTGATCGATCTGTGCCGCGGTCCGCACGTGCGCAACACCGGCAAGGTGAAGGCGCTGAAGGTGGTGAAAAACTCGGCCACCTACTGGGAGGGCAAGGCGGACGCGGAAACGCTGCAGCGCGTGTACGGCATCTCCTTCCCCGACCCGAAGCAGCTGAAGGAGTGGGAAAAGATCCAGGAGGAGGCGGCCAAGCGCGACCACCGCAAGCTGGGCAAGGAGCAGGAGCTGTTTTTCTTCCACGAGCTGTCGCCCGGGTCGTGCTTTTTCCAGCCGAAGGGTGCCCACATCTATAATACGCTGATGGGCTTCATCCGCAGCGAGTACCGCAAGCGCGGCTTCCAGGAGGTCATCTCGCCGAACATCTACAACGCGAAGCTGTGGCAAACGTCGGGCCACTGGCAGCACTACGCGGAGAACATGTTTTCGTTCGAGAGCGAGAAGGAAACGTTCGCGCTGAAGCCGATGAACTGTCCGGGCCACTGCTTGATGTTCGACCATCGCAATCGATCGTGGCGTGAGCTGCCGCTGCGCATGGCCGACTTTGGCGTGCTGCATCGCAATGAGCTTTCCGGTGCGCTGACCGGGCTGACGCGTGTGCGCCGGTTCCAGCAGGACGATGCGCACATCTTCTGCATGCCGGACCAGATACGGGAGGAAATTACGGGCTGTTTGGACTTTTTGCGCCACGTGTACACCATCTTCGGGTTCACGTTCAATCTGGTGCTGTCGACGCGGCCGGAGAAGTACCTCGGCGAGATAGAGGTGTGGAATGAGGCGGAAAAGGCACTGGCCGACTCGCTGGACAAGTTCGGCGAGCCGTGGAAGGAAAACCCGGGCGATGGGGCGTTCTACGGGCCGAAGATTGACATAACGATCATGGATGCGCTGAAGCGCAACCATCAGTGCGCCACGATTCAGCTCGACTTCCAGCTGCCGATTCGCTTCAACCTGAACTACATCGACGACAGTGGGGAGAAGAAGCGACCGGTCATTATTCACCGGGCGGTGCTCGGCTCGGTGGAGCGTATGATTGCCATTCTGACGGAGAATTACGCCGGCAAGTGGCCGTTCTGGCTGTCCCCCCGgcaggtgatggtggtgccggTTGGTCCGGCCTACGACGATTATGCGGACCAGGTGCGACAGCGGCTGCACGAGGCAGGATTTATGGTAGAGGCCGATCTGGATGCGGGCGATACGATGAACAAGAAGATTCGCAATGCGCAGCTGGCACAGTTTAACTTCATTCTGG TGGTTGGCGAAAAGGAACGCAGCTCGGAAACGGTCAATGTGCGCACACGCGACAACAAGGTGCACGGCGAGGTGACCGTCAACGATCTGGTCACCAAGCTGTCCAAGCTGCGCGACGAGTATGCACGCGGTGAGGATCAATTTTAA
- the LOC120900930 gene encoding uncharacterized protein LOC120900930: MSRSLVKKAFILAEQELAASKSKTDEKATKRKASALELIPRHQKLVELVGKKGKRVEKDMIRRREKLTVTDVRHQIANRHDPTDDNIRMLLMFSRSSLDDVSRETILKRARTGRYVSRVRVSKKDHHNNDSTVTAYDDQDEQDVAGPSVFTEEDFANFAKELEKSALAQ; the protein is encoded by the exons ATGTCCAGATCATTAGTAAAGAAAGCCTTCATACTGGCAGAGCAGGAACTGGCGGCATCAAAGAGTAAAACAGACG AAAAAGCTACAAAAAGGAAAGCGAGTGCACTGGAGCTGATACCGCGACACCAGAAGCTCGTCGAGCTGGTAGGCAAAAAGGGTAAAAGGGTGGAGAAAGACATGATAAGGCGCAGGGAAAAACTCACCGTCACGGACGTGCGGCACCAGATCGCCAACCGGCACGATCCTACCGATGATAACATCAGGATGCTGCTTATGTTCTCCCGCTCAAGCCTCGACGATGTTTCCCGCGAAACG ATCCTGAAGCGTGCCCGTACCGGTCGCTATGTGTCGCGAGTACGCGTTTCAAAGAAGGATCACCACAACAACGACAGTACGGTGACGGCATACGACGACCAGGACGAACAGGATGTAGCAGGGCCGAGTGTGTTTACCGAGGAAGACTTTGCCAACTTTGCAAAGGAGCTGGAAAAGAGCGCTCTGGCGCAATGA
- the LOC120900928 gene encoding protein tilB, translating to MVRITEQLIRKKSEHNELIIGTLEELSLHQEDIERIEHIGHWCRELKILLLQSNLIPRLENLNRLKKLEYLNVAINNIERIENLEALEALQKLDLTLNFIGELTSVESLRANYNLRELFLTGNPCTDYPGYREYVIIALPQLAHLDGKEITRSDRLLAAKQFPALRERIVQLEALHKIERDEQRVRVQQSIEEQEASVRDLPDDDERRATTFWQQKSEHCPETRIQMAKFSRRAKEQAAAGGKNLDQPDERKRTRRLFAECGRPYSLNEPRVNFEFRDEPDRFELDLHVYKYLDTSLVEVDAQPNYVRVTIKGKVFQLALKQDIQTDRSTCQRSQTTGHMLIVMPKLNPERIVAPAEEKRPNKVNQSQAGGDGLKGPVDIRSICGGSSQTKQPRINEDEVPDLI from the exons ATGGTTAGAA TAACGGAACAGCTAATACGCAAAAAGTCCGAGCACAATGAGCTCATCATCGGCACGCTGGAGGAGCTCTCCCTGCACCAGGAAGACATCGAGCGCATCGAGCACATTGGCCACTGGTGTCGGGAGCTGAAAATATTGCTGCTCCAGTCGAACCTTATCCCGCGGTTGGAAAATCTAAATCGGCTCAAAAAGCTCGAATACCTCAACGTAGCGATCAACAACATCGAACGCATCGAAAACCTGGAAGCGCTCGAAGCGCTCCAAAAGCTCGACCTCACGCTCAACTTTATCGGCGAGCTGACGAGTGTCGAAAGCCTGCGGGCTAACTACAACCTTCGCGAGCTCTTTCTCACCGGCAATCCCTGCACCGACTATCCCGGGTACCGGGAGTACGTCATCATCGCTCTGCCCCAGCTCGCCCACCTCGATGGGAAGGAAATTACGCGCAGCGATCGGCTGCTTGCCGCCAAACAGTTCCCAGCGCTGCGCGAAAGAATCGTTCAGCTCGAGGCGCTGCACAAAATCGAACGCGATGAGCAGCGGGTGCGCGTGCAGCAATCGATCGAGGAGCAGGAGGCGAGCGTGCGCGACCTGCCGGACGATGACGAGCGACGGGCGACCACCTTCTGGCAGCAGAAAAGCGAACACTGTCCGGAGACGCGCATCCAGATGGCAAAGTTTTCACGCCGCGCAAAGGAACAGGCAGCCGCCGGGGGGAAGAATTTGGACCAACCGGATGAACGGAAGCGAACGCGCCGGCTGTTTGCCGAGTGTGGCCGTCCGTACAGTTTAAACGAGCCGCGGGTGAACTTTGAGTTTCGCGATGAGCCGGACCGGTTCGAGCTGGATCTGCACGTGTACAAGTATCTGGACACGTCGCTGGTGGAGGTGGACGCGCAGCCGAACTACGTGCGGGTCACGATCAAGGGCAAGGTGTTTCAGCTTGCCCTCAAGCAGGACATCCAGACGGACCGGTCGACCTGCCAGCGATCGCAAACGACCGGCCACATGCTGATTGTAATGCCGAAGCTTAACCCGGAACGAATCGTTGCACCGGCGGAGGAGAAACGTCCGAACAAAGTTAACCAATCGCAAGCCGGTGGTGACGGTTTGAAAGGTCCAGTTGACATCCGAAGCATCTGCGGTGGTTCAAGCCAAACGAAACAACCCCGAATAAATGAAGATGAAGTACCGGACCTGATATAG
- the LOC120902415 gene encoding threonine--tRNA ligase 1, cytoplasmic isoform X2 has translation MPENAPTAELAGLDLNKQKASKAKKEKQKNAAADKAAAPAPASGQASGAAQEMKDGPEFIDHRIKIYDELMAQYKEELEKREKTPIKVTLPDGKQVDGLSWQTTPYDVARGISQGLADNTVIARVNNELWDLDRPLEGDCKLQLLKFDDPDAQAVFWHSSAHILGEAMEKRYGGHLCYGPPIDNGFYYDMFLEGSGISNQDYGALESEVKRIVKEKQPFERLEMKKADLLRMFEYNQFKVRILNEKVTTETTTVYRCGPLIDLCRGPHVRNTGKVKALKVVKNSATYWEGKADAETLQRVYGISFPDPKQLKEWEKIQEEAAKRDHRKLGKEQELFFFHELSPGSCFFQPKGAHIYNTLMGFIRSEYRKRGFQEVISPNIYNAKLWQTSGHWQHYAENMFSFESEKETFALKPMNCPGHCLMFDHRNRSWRELPLRMADFGVLHRNELSGALTGLTRVRRFQQDDAHIFCMPDQIREEITGCLDFLRHVYTIFGFTFNLVLSTRPEKYLGEIEVWNEAEKALADSLDKFGEPWKENPGDGAFYGPKIDITIMDALKRNHQCATIQLDFQLPIRFNLNYIDDSGEKKRPVIIHRAVLGSVERMIAILTENYAGKWPFWLSPRQVMVVPVGPAYDDYADQVRQRLHEAGFMVEADLDAGDTMNKKIRNAQLAQFNFILVVGEKERSSETVNVRTRDNKVHGEVTVNDLVTKLSKLRDEYARGEDQF, from the exons ATGCCGGAAAACGCACCAACCGCCGAGCTGGCCGGCCTGGATCTGAACAAGCAAAAG GCGAGCAAGGCGAAGAAGGAGAAACAGAAGAATGCTGCCGCGGATAAAG ctgctgcaccgGCCCCAGCATCGGGTCAAGCATCGGGTGCCGCGCAAGAAATGAAGGACGGACCGGAATTCATTGACCATCGTATCAAGATCTACGATGAGCTGATGGCGCAGTACAAGGAAGAGCTGGAGAAGCGGGAGAAAACCCCGATCAAGGTCACGCTGCCGGATGGCAAGCAGGTGGATGGGTTAAGCTGGCAGACGACCCCGTACGATGTGGCACGCGGCATTAGCCAGGGCTTGGCCGACAATACGGTGATTGCGCGCGTCAACAACGAGCTGTGGGATTTGGATCGTCCGCTCGAGGGTGACTGCAAGCTGCAGCTGCTCAAGTTCGACGATCCGGACGCACAGGCCGTCTTCTGGCACAGCTCGGCGCACATTCTGGGCGAAGCGATGGAGAAGCGCTACGGCGGCCACCTCTGCTACGGACCGCCGATCGACAACGGGTTCTACTACGACATGTTCCTGGAGGGCAGCGGCATTTCCAACCAGGACTACGGTGCGCTCGAGTCGGAGGTGAAGCGCATCGTGAAGGAGAAGCAACCGTTCGAGCGGCTGGAGATGAAGAAGGCCGACCTGCTGCGCATGTTCGAGTACAACCAGTTTAAGGTGCGCATCCTGAACGAGAAGGTCACCACGGAGACGACCACGGTATACCGGTGCGGTCCGCTGATCGATCTGTGCCGCGGTCCGCACGTGCGCAACACCGGCAAGGTGAAGGCGCTGAAGGTGGTGAAAAACTCGGCCACCTACTGGGAGGGCAAGGCGGACGCGGAAACGCTGCAGCGCGTGTACGGCATCTCCTTCCCCGACCCGAAGCAGCTGAAGGAGTGGGAAAAGATCCAGGAGGAGGCGGCCAAGCGCGACCACCGCAAGCTGGGCAAGGAGCAGGAGCTGTTTTTCTTCCACGAGCTGTCGCCCGGGTCGTGCTTTTTCCAGCCGAAGGGTGCCCACATCTATAATACGCTGATGGGCTTCATCCGCAGCGAGTACCGCAAGCGCGGCTTCCAGGAGGTCATCTCGCCGAACATCTACAACGCGAAGCTGTGGCAAACGTCGGGCCACTGGCAGCACTACGCGGAGAACATGTTTTCGTTCGAGAGCGAGAAGGAAACGTTCGCGCTGAAGCCGATGAACTGTCCGGGCCACTGCTTGATGTTCGACCATCGCAATCGATCGTGGCGTGAGCTGCCGCTGCGCATGGCCGACTTTGGCGTGCTGCATCGCAATGAGCTTTCCGGTGCGCTGACCGGGCTGACGCGTGTGCGCCGGTTCCAGCAGGACGATGCGCACATCTTCTGCATGCCGGACCAGATACGGGAGGAAATTACGGGCTGTTTGGACTTTTTGCGCCACGTGTACACCATCTTCGGGTTCACGTTCAATCTGGTGCTGTCGACGCGGCCGGAGAAGTACCTCGGCGAGATAGAGGTGTGGAATGAGGCGGAAAAGGCACTGGCCGACTCGCTGGACAAGTTCGGCGAGCCGTGGAAGGAAAACCCGGGCGATGGGGCGTTCTACGGGCCGAAGATTGACATAACGATCATGGATGCGCTGAAGCGCAACCATCAGTGCGCCACGATTCAGCTCGACTTCCAGCTGCCGATTCGCTTCAACCTGAACTACATCGACGACAGTGGGGAGAAGAAGCGACCGGTCATTATTCACCGGGCGGTGCTCGGCTCGGTGGAGCGTATGATTGCCATTCTGACGGAGAATTACGCCGGCAAGTGGCCGTTCTGGCTGTCCCCCCGgcaggtgatggtggtgccggTTGGTCCGGCCTACGACGATTATGCGGACCAGGTGCGACAGCGGCTGCACGAGGCAGGATTTATGGTAGAGGCCGATCTGGATGCGGGCGATACGATGAACAAGAAGATTCGCAATGCGCAGCTGGCACAGTTTAACTTCATTCTGG TGGTTGGCGAAAAGGAACGCAGCTCGGAAACGGTCAATGTGCGCACACGCGACAACAAGGTGCACGGCGAGGTGACCGTCAACGATCTGGTCACCAAGCTGTCCAAGCTGCGCGACGAGTATGCACGCGGTGAGGATCAATTTTAA
- the LOC120904496 gene encoding phosphatidylinositol-glycan biosynthesis class X protein, whose translation MVSTTSSIYTISAALALLAFTPAAVALSAFLNVAIHNSGFHRDIHYGLRFGGIGRMSCELLLVQQLPAAIYVNTDQLVDLKRFHKINSYVPLYVDVEKPASKSDPFTVHLYESVRREINITLPIHFRYHDPSTRKFERIQVESPTLYVRCSNVHASKYPLRTVGKATLPCSDSSEIEDYDKLHQAELCEWDEMEFNNLPTVISVLIPVGNSASYGFVLPATILVSWIGSMYLIYVILKVGRKVNKKLL comes from the exons ATGGTTTCAACTACTAGCTCAATCTACACCATAAGTGCGGCACTGGCGTTGCTTGCTTTCACCCCGGCGGCGGTAGCATTGAGCGCTTTCCTGAACGTTGCCATCCACAACAGCGGATTTCATCG TGATATTCATTACGGCCTTCGGTTCGGTGGCATCGGGCGGATGTCCTGTGAGCTGTTGCTCGTCCAGCAGCTACCGGCCGCCATCTACGTCAACACGGACCAGCTCGTCGATCTGAAGCGGTTCCACAAAATCAACAGCTACGTGCCTTTGTACGTCGATGTGGAAAAACCGGCCAGCAAGTCGGACCCCTTCACCGTGCACCTGTACGAATCGGTGCGGCGCGAAATTAACATCACGCTTCCGATCCACTTCCGCTATCACGACCCATCCACACGCAA ATTCGAGCGGATTCAGGTGGAAAGTCCCACCCTGTACGTGCGCTGCAGCAATGTGCATGCGAGCAAGTACCCGCTGCGAACGGTGGGCAAGGCAACGCTGCCCTGTTCGGACAGCTCGGAGATCGAGGACTACGACAAGCTGCACCAGGCCGAGCTGTGCGAGTGGGACGAAATGGAGTTCAAT aACCTTCCCACGGTGATAAGTGTCCTGATTCCGGTGGGAAACAGTGCATCGTACGGGTTCGTGCTGCCGGCCACAATCCTGGTCAGCTGGATCGGCAGCATGTATCTGATCTACGTCATTCTTAAAGTGGGACGCAAAGTGAACAAAAAGCTACTGTAA